AATGGTGCAGACTGTGAAAGGTATCTACCATGTGCTGGCTCTGGTCTCGTCTCGGCTAAACTAACTATTGTGGTTGGAGACAGACAGTTCTCTGAGGAGAAAATGTTACTGGTGCAGAGCTGCGACTATTTTCAAGCTCTGTATCGCTCCGGTATGAAGGAATGTCAGCAGGAAGAAATCCACCTCAAGTCTCTGCGAGCTCAAGGATTCCTTTTAGCTTTAGCAGTTTTACATGGAGAGAAGCCAATTCTGGATGAGGACGACATTGTGGAAGCCATTGAATGTGCAGCTTTCTTGCAGGTGCCCCCACTTACTAGGCATCTTATTGACCTTCTTGATGCAGAAAACTGTCTGCTGATGTATCACACCTCTGCAGTCTTTGGACTTATGGATCTGTACCATGCAGCAGCACTGTTCATTCGAGACATGTACACTGACCTTGAGGTAGAGGTCAAGAAAACCTTACCATTAGAGCTTATCTCTTATGTGGAGTCTTTGACCCCCCATGTTTTCATGGCTGTAGGAGCCCATGTGACCTGTGGTTTGGATGAAACTGTACATGCTGCCTCAAGGACCATCTGCTACCTCAATGAAACTGGCAATACTTGGAAAGTGTTAACAGATCTTCCACTAGAGGCCAGCACCTCAATGGCTGGAGTGACTGTTTTAGACAACAAACTGTTCATAATTGGTGGCATTCATGGCATCCATAAACAAGTTGTGGAATCTTGTTTTTGCTACAGTGTTGAAAGCAACAGCTGGAGCAGGATTCCCAGCCCAGCACAGCTGCGTTACAATCTTAGCCTTATGGGTCTCCATGGTCATTTATATGCCATCGGAGGGGAGTATGAGCGAACAGTAATGTCGTCTGTGGAAATATACAATGTAAAAAACAGAACGTGGACATTTGCTGCTAACCTACCTCGGCcggcagcaggagcagcttgcACCAAAACCATGAGCAGgatatttgtgtgtttatggaGGCCAATGGAGACCACTGAGATCTACGAGTATGCATCTGGGGAAAATGAGTGGCATCTAGTTACCACACTGATCAGGCACCAAAGCTATGGTCACTGCATGGTGGGCCACAGGGACAACCTCTTCATCATAAGAA
The Maylandia zebra isolate NMK-2024a linkage group LG7, Mzebra_GT3a, whole genome shotgun sequence DNA segment above includes these coding regions:
- the kbtbd13b gene encoding kelch repeat and BTB domain-containing protein 13, translated to MSVYNGESEDSDRFNGADCERYLPCAGSGLVSAKLTIVVGDRQFSEEKMLLVQSCDYFQALYRSGMKECQQEEIHLKSLRAQGFLLALAVLHGEKPILDEDDIVEAIECAAFLQVPPLTRHLIDLLDAENCLLMYHTSAVFGLMDLYHAAALFIRDMYTDLEVEVKKTLPLELISYVESLTPHVFMAVGAHVTCGLDETVHAASRTICYLNETGNTWKVLTDLPLEASTSMAGVTVLDNKLFIIGGIHGIHKQVVESCFCYSVESNSWSRIPSPAQLRYNLSLMGLHGHLYAIGGEYERTVMSSVEIYNVKNRTWTFAANLPRPAAGAACTKTMSRIFVCLWRPMETTEIYEYASGENEWHLVTTLIRHQSYGHCMVGHRDNLFIIRNGPSDDFLRCLIDCYNLSLGQWSTLPGHFANSKGSLFTAVVRGDYVFTLNRSMTLEYVVEGKTWKPRRQMKGFPRSGSVWTFLLQLPKALSLQ